The Sporomusaceae bacterium FL31 genome contains a region encoding:
- the rbsK_1 gene encoding ribokinase, with protein MKKTVLVVGSLNMDLVAVAKRLPDKGETVFGESFATFPGGKGANQAVAAGKLGATTVMVGCVGQDNFGSELLQSLEANRVASSFVKKVPASTGTALITVDAEGSNTIVVIGGANLACSSAEVDQALANIDQPGILLVQNEVPQDTVEYAIQAAKACHWTVILNPAPARVLSPAMIPLIDIVILNETELSVLANCPVNSFETAELAAQKLLADGIGTVILTMGANGSLCCTEEEQFRVKPYAVKAIDTTAAGDAYAGALASSLARGSSLADSLDFASAAAALAVTKSGAQPSLPWLDEVNDFVRKERGRV; from the coding sequence ATGAAAAAAACGGTATTAGTAGTAGGCAGTCTTAATATGGACTTAGTTGCAGTTGCTAAACGATTACCTGATAAAGGCGAAACTGTTTTTGGTGAGAGCTTTGCAACCTTTCCGGGCGGCAAAGGAGCAAATCAAGCCGTAGCAGCCGGGAAGCTTGGTGCTACAACCGTTATGGTTGGCTGTGTGGGACAGGACAATTTCGGCAGTGAACTATTGCAAAGTTTAGAAGCCAATCGTGTAGCCAGCAGTTTTGTTAAAAAAGTGCCAGCTAGCACCGGTACAGCCTTAATTACCGTGGATGCTGAAGGCTCCAACACGATTGTGGTGATCGGTGGTGCTAACTTAGCCTGCAGTAGTGCTGAGGTTGATCAAGCACTGGCAAACATTGATCAACCGGGTATCTTGCTGGTACAGAATGAAGTTCCTCAGGATACTGTTGAATATGCCATTCAGGCAGCCAAAGCCTGTCATTGGACAGTCATATTAAATCCCGCTCCGGCCCGTGTATTAAGTCCGGCAATGATACCATTAATCGATATTGTCATTCTGAATGAAACTGAGCTTTCAGTATTAGCCAATTGTCCAGTAAACTCTTTTGAAACTGCTGAGCTTGCAGCCCAAAAGCTGCTTGCTGATGGGATTGGAACAGTCATTCTTACCATGGGTGCGAATGGATCGTTATGCTGTACTGAAGAGGAACAGTTTCGAGTAAAGCCCTATGCGGTTAAGGCTATTGACACAACAGCTGCAGGGGATGCCTATGCCGGAGCTTTGGCTTCAAGTCTAGCCCGAGGATCATCTTTGGCTGACAGTTTGGATTTTGCGTCAGCCGCTGCCGCTTTGGCAGTAACTAAGTCCGGGGCTCAGCCATCGCTGCCCTGGCTCGATGAAGTGAATGATTTCGTCAGGAAAGAGAGAGGCAGAGTATGA
- a CDS encoding LacI family transcriptional regulator yields the protein MSHSSNRTKRITIKDVAQAAGVSIATVSRILNGQSGVSPGLIAQVQLAVEELDYQPNAVARALKVQESRSLGLIIPDIENPFFPALVRGVEDYAQQKGYALILCNTDGHPEEEAKYIKFLLSKQVDGILCVANLSFDEHSAWLKQVAVPIVLLDRRIPGAPFSTVLVDNTKGAAMAVEHLIQQGRRRIAMIGGKVQSPTNIERAEGYIQTLMLHGLPYSNELIVNADFTFEGGFAAGKALIDRGKNFDAVFAANDMMAIGVIECLTQHHVQVPEDVAVVGFDNIRMAGWYKPALSTISQPVYEMGQIAVKMVLEQMLDSTVEAQTVMLTPELIIRQSSLGRE from the coding sequence TTGAGTCATAGTAGCAATCGAACAAAGCGTATCACGATCAAAGATGTGGCTCAAGCTGCTGGTGTATCTATTGCCACTGTATCCAGGATTTTAAATGGTCAAAGCGGTGTGTCGCCAGGATTAATTGCTCAAGTTCAATTGGCTGTAGAAGAATTAGATTATCAGCCCAATGCAGTTGCCAGAGCATTAAAAGTACAAGAGTCGCGCAGCCTTGGTTTAATTATCCCTGACATTGAGAATCCCTTTTTCCCAGCTTTGGTTCGCGGCGTCGAAGATTATGCTCAGCAAAAGGGCTATGCACTAATATTATGCAATACAGATGGACACCCTGAAGAAGAAGCAAAATATATCAAATTTCTCCTTAGCAAACAAGTAGATGGCATCCTTTGCGTTGCTAATCTTTCGTTTGATGAGCATAGTGCATGGCTCAAGCAAGTGGCTGTGCCCATTGTTTTATTAGACAGGCGTATTCCTGGTGCGCCGTTTTCGACAGTCTTGGTCGATAACACCAAGGGGGCTGCAATGGCCGTTGAGCATTTAATTCAGCAAGGGCGAAGACGTATTGCGATGATTGGCGGCAAGGTGCAGTCACCGACGAACATTGAGCGAGCCGAGGGGTATATTCAGACCCTTATGCTTCACGGACTCCCTTATTCAAATGAACTTATTGTCAATGCTGATTTTACTTTTGAGGGCGGATTTGCTGCAGGCAAAGCCCTGATTGATAGAGGCAAGAATTTTGACGCTGTTTTTGCTGCCAATGACATGATGGCAATAGGCGTCATTGAATGCTTAACCCAGCATCACGTTCAGGTGCCGGAGGATGTTGCCGTAGTAGGCTTTGATAACATCCGTATGGCAGGGTGGTATAAGCCGGCATTGAGTACGATTAGTCAGCCAGTCTATGAGATGGGGCAGATTGCCGTAAAAATGGTTTTGGAGCAGATGCTGGATAGCACAGTTGAAGCACAGACTGTGATGTTAACGCCCGAATTAATCATTCGGCAGTCAAGCTTAGGAAGGGAGTAA
- the rbsD gene encoding D-ribose pyranase: MKKIGTINQPLSAVIAGMGHGDMLVIADCGLPIPAEVPRIDLALTAGIPGFLQTLAVIQQELQVESAVIATEMPQSSPELYTKLMPMLAGIEVAEMNHEQFKELTQLAVAVVRTGECTPYANIILKSGVIF; encoded by the coding sequence ATGAAAAAAATCGGAACAATTAATCAACCGCTCAGTGCAGTCATTGCAGGAATGGGACATGGTGATATGCTTGTCATTGCCGACTGCGGATTGCCAATACCTGCTGAAGTTCCGCGCATAGATTTGGCTTTAACAGCTGGTATTCCAGGATTTTTACAAACGTTGGCAGTCATTCAGCAGGAATTGCAAGTGGAAAGTGCTGTGATTGCGACAGAAATGCCCCAAAGCAGTCCAGAACTTTATACAAAGCTGATGCCAATGCTTGCTGGCATTGAGGTAGCGGAAATGAATCATGAACAATTTAAAGAGCTTACTCAGCTTGCAGTCGCTGTTGTGCGCACCGGTGAATGTACGCCCTATGCGAATATCATCCTAAAATCCGGCGTGATTTTCTAG
- the rbsC_2 gene encoding ribose ABC transporter permease, translated as MAAENKAGFAFIGKLGPLLGLVILSIVLTFLSDRFLTVDNLLNVTRQVSINAIISVGMTLVILTGGIDLSVGSILAFSGSITAGLLAGGQTLSLAVFLGLIVGAGLGFINGILITRAGIPPFIATLGTMTTARGFTLVYTDGRPITGMDEVFRFLGGGYIASIPVPVIIMAVIFIAAYIMLKQTKFGRYIYAIGGNEEAARLSGINTKRVLTSVYTLGGLLAGFSGVIMASRLNSAQPTAGIGFELDAIAAVVLGGTSLSGGVGTIAGTLIGAMIIGVLDNGLNLLNVSSFYQQVAKGVVILLAVYVDKKRKGR; from the coding sequence ATGGCAGCAGAGAATAAAGCTGGGTTTGCTTTTATTGGTAAACTGGGTCCATTGCTCGGGCTGGTTATTCTTAGTATTGTTCTGACCTTTTTATCAGACCGGTTTCTGACTGTTGATAATCTCCTCAACGTGACCAGGCAGGTCTCTATCAATGCAATCATTAGTGTCGGTATGACACTTGTTATCTTAACTGGGGGCATTGATTTATCAGTTGGTTCGATTTTAGCCTTTTCCGGGAGTATCACGGCTGGCTTATTGGCAGGTGGCCAAACGCTTTCGCTTGCTGTATTTCTAGGTTTGATTGTTGGAGCCGGACTAGGATTCATCAACGGTATTTTGATTACACGAGCCGGCATCCCGCCGTTTATTGCGACTCTGGGTACCATGACGACTGCGAGAGGTTTTACGCTGGTATACACTGATGGCCGGCCGATCACCGGCATGGATGAGGTCTTCCGCTTTTTGGGAGGCGGCTATATAGCCAGTATTCCTGTTCCGGTTATTATTATGGCAGTCATTTTTATTGCGGCTTATATCATGTTGAAACAAACTAAATTTGGCCGTTATATTTACGCAATTGGCGGTAATGAAGAAGCGGCAAGATTGTCCGGTATCAATACCAAGAGAGTATTGACGTCGGTATATACGCTAGGTGGGCTGCTTGCCGGTTTTAGTGGCGTCATCATGGCTTCCCGCTTGAATTCAGCGCAGCCTACTGCTGGGATAGGCTTTGAACTGGATGCCATCGCCGCTGTTGTTCTTGGCGGAACCAGTTTATCAGGTGGAGTGGGTACCATTGCCGGGACGCTGATTGGTGCTATGATTATTGGCGTACTGGATAATGGGTTGAATTTGTTAAACGTCTCATCTTTCTACCAGCAGGTAGCAAAAGGTGTAGTTATTTTGTTAGCAGTGTATGTTGATAAAAAACGTAAAGGACGGTGA
- a CDS encoding histidine kinase, with protein MGMGKINIDKCLFEAEEKILEAAMADLADERFCSNALLSRYKILVNHYRKLLKLTKKIFHISDSQGQVLQRHQSEIQNLLDNANQGFLTFGRDFKVDRQYSAECTRIFGRKIGGRSIIELLGQASPESRLNLHQILEQVFESTRGAEGELLQCVPAIFCIDDKDIRVECKLIEQSMEFTEGKLVMMILTDITDQLRAEEQIRFLSYHDKLTTLHNRAYVETLLPELEGPEALPMSIIMLDMNGLKLVNDVFGHQQGDLLLIAMADVLKKSCRASDIMARWGGDEFVILLPQTDQEDCRKVCSRIQDLCKEITACTIPLSAAIGAATNDSGVARLTEMFNVAEYRMYNDKLLRGREVRKEIVGSLESILHNRCFENGGHSERVKRLAFDFIEFIGLDLNDHDRKSLIQLAIMHDIGKVAIPGEILGKAAPLTTGEWEIVKSHSDIGYRMAQSMGEPTVADMILALHEHWDGTGYPYGVKGDRIPKLARLFAIVDVYDVLTHDRPYKAAVDKAAALREIELGCGIQFDPELAERFIRFMTFHAD; from the coding sequence GTGGGCATGGGCAAAATTAATATCGACAAATGCTTGTTCGAAGCCGAGGAAAAAATTTTAGAAGCAGCCATGGCTGATCTTGCCGATGAACGCTTTTGCAGTAATGCACTTCTATCACGTTATAAAATTTTGGTGAATCATTATCGTAAATTATTGAAATTAACGAAGAAAATTTTTCATATTAGTGACAGTCAGGGACAGGTACTTCAGCGTCATCAAAGTGAGATTCAGAATTTACTTGATAACGCCAATCAGGGGTTTCTGACATTTGGCCGTGATTTCAAAGTAGACCGCCAATACAGTGCTGAGTGTACACGGATTTTTGGCAGAAAGATTGGCGGCAGATCGATCATTGAGCTTTTAGGGCAAGCAAGTCCGGAATCGAGATTAAACTTACATCAAATTCTTGAACAGGTTTTTGAAAGTACCAGAGGTGCGGAAGGCGAGCTCTTACAATGCGTACCGGCTATTTTTTGTATTGATGATAAGGATATTCGGGTAGAGTGCAAACTGATCGAACAGTCAATGGAATTCACTGAAGGTAAGTTGGTCATGATGATTCTAACCGACATTACGGACCAACTGAGGGCAGAGGAACAAATTCGCTTCTTAAGTTATCATGATAAGCTAACTACGCTTCATAATCGTGCTTATGTCGAAACCTTGCTGCCTGAATTGGAAGGACCAGAGGCTTTGCCTATGAGCATTATTATGTTGGATATGAACGGGCTAAAGCTGGTTAATGATGTTTTTGGTCACCAACAAGGTGATTTACTGTTGATAGCTATGGCTGATGTATTAAAGAAATCCTGCCGAGCCAGCGATATTATGGCTCGCTGGGGTGGTGATGAATTTGTCATTTTACTGCCGCAGACTGATCAAGAAGATTGCCGGAAGGTGTGCTCGCGAATTCAGGATTTGTGTAAAGAGATTACTGCTTGTACCATCCCGTTGAGCGCAGCAATTGGGGCAGCTACAAACGATTCTGGTGTTGCCAGACTAACAGAAATGTTTAATGTTGCGGAATATCGAATGTACAATGATAAGCTGCTTAGAGGGCGCGAAGTGCGCAAAGAGATTGTAGGCAGTCTTGAAAGCATTCTTCATAATCGCTGCTTTGAGAATGGTGGGCATAGTGAGAGAGTGAAGCGGCTTGCGTTTGACTTTATCGAATTTATCGGTCTTGATCTTAACGATCATGATCGTAAGTCACTGATCCAGCTTGCGATCATGCATGATATTGGTAAAGTTGCTATCCCTGGGGAAATACTTGGTAAAGCAGCGCCGCTAACAACTGGTGAATGGGAGATTGTCAAGAGTCATAGTGATATTGGGTATCGGATGGCTCAGTCTATGGGCGAACCAACTGTAGCGGATATGATACTGGCTCTTCACGAGCATTGGGATGGCACTGGGTATCCTTATGGTGTTAAAGGCGATCGTATTCCTAAGTTAGCTCGTCTTTTTGCCATTGTGGATGTCTATGATGTTCTTACCCATGATCGTCCCTATAAGGCTGCAGTGGACAAGGCAGCGGCATTAAGGGAGATTGAGCTAGGGTGTGGGATACAATTTGATCCGGAACTAGCAGAACGCTTTATCCGTTTTATGACTTTTCATGCGGATTAA
- the rbr_1 gene encoding rubrerythrin: MSENLKGTKTEANLKAAFAGESMARNKYSYYAGVAKKEGYETIAATFQETADNEAAHAKIWFNLLKGISDTKTNLQHAAEGEHDEWTSMYKEFAETAQAEGFTEIAALFKRVGQIEKEHEERYQELLKNVTEGTVFKKSEKQTWRCRVCGHRHEGVAAPAGCPTCKHPQAFFEIVYQNY; the protein is encoded by the coding sequence TTGAGTGAAAACTTAAAAGGTACAAAAACCGAAGCTAACTTGAAAGCAGCATTTGCTGGTGAATCGATGGCCAGAAATAAGTATTCTTATTATGCTGGTGTTGCAAAAAAGGAAGGCTATGAAACGATTGCTGCAACCTTTCAAGAGACCGCTGATAATGAAGCGGCTCATGCTAAGATCTGGTTTAATCTATTAAAAGGCATTAGCGATACGAAAACAAATTTACAGCATGCTGCTGAAGGCGAGCATGATGAATGGACCAGCATGTACAAAGAATTTGCTGAAACAGCGCAAGCTGAAGGGTTTACTGAAATTGCCGCGCTGTTTAAGCGGGTTGGACAAATTGAAAAAGAGCATGAAGAGCGCTACCAGGAACTTCTGAAAAATGTTACTGAGGGAACTGTATTCAAAAAATCAGAAAAGCAAACTTGGCGGTGTAGGGTTTGCGGTCATCGCCATGAAGGCGTAGCAGCGCCAGCTGGCTGTCCGACCTGTAAGCATCCTCAGGCTTTCTTTGAAATAGTTTATCAAAATTACTAA
- a CDS encoding MarR family transcriptional regulator, with product MAYRLDESIRWCVHKADLALKNSAQRVLHPYDLTTEQWGVLSRLIEEEGYNQRRLADKNLKDQAALTRILDLLEKKGLVRRTRSEQDRREFLIFITDKGRELYYGVLPDLLNNTEEATACLTSDELIQLKKLLARLTEGKK from the coding sequence ATGGCATATAGGCTTGACGAATCAATAAGATGGTGTGTTCATAAGGCTGATTTGGCATTAAAGAATAGCGCACAAAGAGTGCTTCATCCTTATGATCTTACAACCGAACAATGGGGTGTTTTAAGCCGACTCATTGAAGAAGAAGGCTATAACCAGCGTAGGTTGGCTGATAAGAATTTAAAAGATCAGGCTGCACTCACTCGTATCTTAGATTTGTTAGAAAAGAAAGGATTGGTGCGACGGACAAGGTCTGAACAGGACCGGCGCGAATTTTTAATATTTATTACTGATAAAGGGCGTGAACTCTATTATGGAGTTTTACCTGATTTATTGAATAATACAGAAGAAGCTACGGCATGTTTGACTTCAGACGAGCTTATTCAACTAAAGAAATTGCTGGCAAGACTGACTGAGGGGAAAAAATGA
- a CDS encoding metal-dependent phosphohydrolase, protein MNNSNQGKSSIMDKVNMEAIEYFCRQVYYCDPYTSMHAEHVAELMAGLASQIGMSSDEISLAFIVGLIHDVGKIKIPGDILNKPGRLTQDEFNIMKLHAEYGANMLIQVEGAEAIIPIMRYHHERYDGKGYPEGIAGNRIPLFSRMLAICDTFDAMTTQRCYREPVSLELCIAEIKSCAGTQFDPALCKLFIDFIQDRFGFMLEAASCVSEAVTNNPGVSKRY, encoded by the coding sequence ATGAATAATTCAAACCAGGGTAAAAGTTCTATTATGGATAAAGTGAATATGGAAGCAATCGAATATTTTTGCCGTCAGGTATATTATTGCGACCCATATACTTCTATGCATGCAGAGCATGTGGCAGAGCTTATGGCTGGTCTGGCCAGTCAAATTGGAATGTCTTCGGATGAAATCAGTTTAGCGTTTATTGTTGGATTAATTCATGATGTTGGTAAAATAAAAATACCTGGTGATATTCTTAACAAACCTGGCCGCCTTACCCAGGACGAGTTTAATATTATGAAACTGCATGCTGAGTATGGTGCCAACATGCTTATTCAAGTTGAAGGTGCTGAAGCGATTATTCCGATTATGCGTTATCATCATGAAAGGTATGATGGGAAGGGATATCCGGAAGGGATTGCTGGAAATAGGATTCCCTTGTTTAGCCGAATGTTAGCCATTTGTGATACTTTCGATGCGATGACGACACAACGCTGCTATCGGGAACCAGTTAGTCTGGAGTTATGTATTGCAGAAATTAAAAGCTGCGCGGGAACACAGTTTGACCCTGCCTTATGTAAATTGTTTATCGATTTTATACAAGATCGATTTGGCTTTATGCTCGAGGCCGCCAGCTGCGTTAGCGAAGCAGTAACAAATAACCCTGGTGTATCAAAAAGATACTAA
- the rbsA gene encoding ribose import ATP-binding protein RbsA — protein MDNMPILKMRGICKSFPGVKALQDVTFTLNSGEIHALLGENGAGKSTLMKILSGVYPKDAGEIEIAGHVVEVTNPKTAAKHGITIIHQEMNLIPALTVMENIFLGREPANLFGFIDWPAMERLTLKLLGELGTDIAATDLVSDLSIGEQQMVEIAKALSYETKILIMDEPTAALTERETEKLFAIMRKLAASGVGIIYISHRMDELFALSNRITVLRDGTYVATVETQTASYDQLIKMMVGRDVSVRFPKQQVAIGREVLRVENLTSGELKDISFHVKAGEIVGVAGLMGAGRTEMARMIFGADDSISGGIYIDGQQKMITCPADAIQAGIGLITEDRKGQGLVLGMSVGQNMTLAALRQYCRGSFIHDEAEQEAVTANIAKLNIRTPGADQLVKNLSGGNQQKVVIAKWLDTRPKVLIMDEPTRGVDVGAKAEIYNIMTMLAAEGVGIVMISSELPEVLGMSDRVLVMHQGRIAGEMPIEEATQEKIMAYATGGAL, from the coding sequence GTGGACAATATGCCAATTCTAAAGATGCGCGGCATTTGCAAAAGTTTCCCTGGGGTAAAGGCACTGCAGGACGTAACGTTCACCTTAAACTCGGGTGAAATTCATGCGCTGCTGGGTGAGAACGGCGCGGGTAAATCAACTTTAATGAAGATCCTAAGTGGTGTGTATCCAAAAGATGCTGGCGAGATCGAAATCGCTGGACATGTCGTTGAGGTCACTAATCCTAAGACTGCAGCTAAGCACGGTATCACCATCATTCACCAGGAGATGAATTTAATCCCTGCACTCACAGTGATGGAAAATATTTTTTTAGGACGGGAACCAGCTAACTTGTTTGGGTTTATTGATTGGCCGGCGATGGAACGCCTAACGCTGAAACTTCTTGGTGAACTTGGTACTGATATTGCTGCAACAGATCTCGTTTCAGATTTGAGCATAGGCGAGCAACAAATGGTAGAGATAGCAAAAGCCTTATCCTATGAAACCAAAATTCTAATTATGGATGAGCCTACTGCTGCTTTGACTGAACGGGAAACAGAAAAATTATTTGCCATTATGCGTAAGTTAGCTGCAAGTGGCGTTGGAATCATTTATATCTCTCATCGGATGGATGAACTATTTGCTCTGAGTAACCGGATCACTGTCTTACGGGATGGAACTTACGTGGCGACAGTTGAGACTCAAACAGCAAGTTATGATCAGTTGATCAAAATGATGGTCGGGCGGGATGTATCTGTCAGGTTTCCCAAACAACAGGTAGCCATTGGCCGTGAGGTGCTGCGGGTTGAAAACTTAACTAGTGGTGAACTAAAGGATATCTCTTTTCATGTTAAAGCTGGTGAAATCGTGGGCGTGGCCGGCTTGATGGGGGCTGGACGTACTGAAATGGCCCGGATGATTTTTGGGGCCGATGACTCAATTTCAGGTGGTATCTATATAGACGGACAACAGAAAATGATCACCTGTCCGGCTGATGCCATACAAGCTGGGATCGGTTTAATCACAGAAGATCGTAAAGGGCAGGGCTTAGTGCTGGGAATGTCTGTAGGGCAGAACATGACCTTAGCTGCTTTAAGGCAATATTGCCGCGGTAGTTTTATTCATGATGAAGCCGAGCAGGAAGCGGTCACTGCAAATATTGCAAAATTAAATATTCGTACACCTGGGGCTGACCAATTAGTAAAAAACCTTAGTGGCGGCAACCAGCAAAAGGTTGTTATTGCCAAATGGTTGGACACTCGTCCCAAAGTATTAATTATGGACGAGCCGACTAGAGGGGTTGATGTAGGGGCAAAAGCAGAAATTTATAACATCATGACAATGCTGGCGGCAGAGGGTGTTGGCATTGTTATGATTTCATCAGAATTACCTGAGGTTCTAGGCATGAGTGATCGCGTATTGGTCATGCACCAAGGGCGGATTGCCGGTGAGATGCCTATTGAAGAAGCAACTCAGGAAAAAATTATGGCCTATGCGACAGGAGGTGCCCTCTAA
- the glpT_2 gene encoding MFS transporter, with protein sequence MQSSIDTAENLWTRSFVSVTLVNFLICANTFMLMATLPIFVQHIGGSKMLAGIIGGMLTLTGFATRPFFGGLLDKKGRKLILLAGIVLLLAVTALYHATTSMVMIFILRIIQGLGWSAASTSTSTIAADLVPVARRSEGMGYFGVSSSLAMAIGPALGLYLVEQFSYSSLYAVATIFVALSLIISISSSYLNRDSVSKQPGKDFGKSKLIEKTALEPSILIFLISTTYAGIVTFIPSYAAYKGIEGIGSFFIVYAFALLMTRAFSGKAADRIGTTKVVVPGMVLLIVALIILMEAYSLNLFLAAAVLYGLGFGSIQPVLNALVITLAPAERRGTANATFLAGLDMGVGLGAIGWGAVAQQLGFIHVYSLSAFLIVLALAYYYIVVQKNCEEQLCDAA encoded by the coding sequence ATGCAAAGTTCTATAGACACTGCTGAAAATTTATGGACGCGATCTTTCGTCAGTGTAACACTCGTTAATTTTCTTATTTGTGCGAACACCTTTATGTTGATGGCTACTTTACCAATATTTGTTCAGCATATTGGCGGCAGCAAAATGCTGGCTGGTATTATCGGAGGGATGCTTACTTTGACTGGTTTTGCCACCAGACCGTTTTTTGGTGGTTTGCTGGATAAGAAAGGCCGTAAACTCATCTTACTTGCCGGGATCGTGTTATTGTTGGCCGTAACCGCTTTGTATCATGCAACGACGTCCATGGTAATGATTTTTATATTACGAATTATTCAGGGCTTAGGCTGGAGTGCAGCAAGTACTTCGACAAGTACGATCGCTGCAGATTTAGTTCCGGTTGCCCGGAGATCAGAAGGAATGGGGTATTTTGGAGTATCCTCATCGTTGGCCATGGCAATAGGGCCCGCTCTGGGGTTGTATCTTGTCGAGCAATTTAGTTATTCATCACTCTATGCTGTCGCCACTATTTTTGTGGCCTTAAGCTTAATCATTAGTATAAGCAGTTCCTATTTAAACCGAGATTCAGTTAGTAAGCAACCAGGTAAGGATTTTGGAAAAAGCAAACTTATTGAAAAAACAGCGCTTGAGCCATCCATTCTTATTTTCTTGATTTCCACGACTTATGCCGGAATAGTGACGTTTATACCATCCTATGCTGCTTATAAGGGAATTGAGGGGATTGGCAGTTTCTTTATCGTCTATGCTTTTGCCCTATTAATGACTAGAGCTTTTAGCGGGAAAGCGGCTGATCGCATAGGAACGACTAAAGTCGTTGTTCCCGGTATGGTATTGCTTATTGTAGCATTGATAATCTTAATGGAGGCATATTCCTTGAACTTATTCCTGGCAGCTGCCGTATTATACGGACTTGGTTTTGGCTCCATTCAACCTGTATTAAATGCATTGGTGATTACCTTGGCCCCTGCTGAGCGGCGTGGGACTGCCAATGCTACCTTTTTGGCAGGATTAGATATGGGAGTTGGCTTAGGTGCTATTGGCTGGGGGGCAGTAGCTCAACAGCTAGGCTTCATTCATGTGTATTCGCTGTCCGCATTTTTGATTGTGTTGGCTTTGGCCTATTACTATATTGTTGTTCAGAAAAACTGTGAGGAGCAGCTTTGTGATGCCGCATAA
- the rbsB gene encoding D-ribose ABC transporter substrate-binding protein — protein sequence MLKKMGKQSFWVVFLLVVFSMSILLTGCGSSDNKQSGTKKQVVGLAISTLNNPFFVDLRDGAKAAADAAGMELVVMDAQNDASKQLANIENLIQQKVSVIIVNPVDSKAVVSAVEAANKANIPVITVDRSSAGGKVVSAIASDNVAGGKMAGQYIVDKLSGKGKVVELEGIPGASAAIDRGTGFNQAIKAAADISVVAKQPADFDRAKGMKVMENILQANPEINAVFAHNDEMALGAVEAIKAAKRANVMVVGFDATNDAVKAVNEGTLAATVAQKPKEMGKIAIETAKKVAAGETVPATIPVSLELIKK from the coding sequence ATGCTTAAGAAAATGGGCAAACAAAGCTTTTGGGTTGTATTCCTATTGGTTGTATTTAGTATGAGTATTCTATTGACTGGCTGCGGCAGCAGCGATAATAAGCAATCAGGCACTAAAAAGCAGGTTGTCGGCTTAGCCATTTCGACACTAAACAATCCGTTTTTTGTGGATTTGCGTGATGGCGCCAAGGCTGCAGCGGATGCTGCAGGTATGGAGTTAGTTGTTATGGATGCGCAAAATGATGCTTCTAAGCAATTAGCGAATATTGAAAACTTAATTCAGCAAAAGGTTAGTGTGATTATTGTCAATCCGGTTGATTCAAAGGCCGTTGTTTCAGCGGTTGAGGCAGCCAATAAAGCTAATATTCCTGTGATTACAGTTGATCGCAGTTCGGCTGGCGGAAAGGTTGTTAGTGCCATTGCTTCTGATAACGTTGCTGGCGGCAAGATGGCTGGTCAATATATTGTGGATAAGTTAAGCGGCAAGGGGAAAGTTGTGGAGCTTGAAGGAATTCCTGGAGCATCGGCCGCAATTGATCGCGGAACCGGCTTTAATCAGGCTATTAAGGCGGCTGCTGATATTTCGGTAGTTGCAAAACAACCAGCCGATTTTGACCGGGCTAAAGGGATGAAGGTTATGGAGAATATTCTTCAGGCCAATCCAGAAATTAACGCAGTTTTTGCCCATAATGATGAAATGGCATTAGGAGCAGTGGAAGCCATTAAAGCCGCCAAACGAGCTAATGTGATGGTGGTGGGCTTTGATGCCACAAATGATGCAGTAAAAGCCGTCAATGAAGGCACTCTGGCAGCAACAGTGGCACAAAAGCCTAAAGAAATGGGCAAGATTGCAATTGAGACTGCTAAAAAAGTTGCCGCAGGCGAGACTGTTCCTGCTACAATACCAGTATCACTGGAATTAATTAAAAAATAA